One genomic window of Desulfovibrio legallii includes the following:
- a CDS encoding Mrp/NBP35 family ATP-binding protein — MSEQCNHACGSCGEQCTDRQTEQTDFRVKPHPQSRVGKVVAVMSGKGGVGKSLVTALLATGMTRRGRQSAILDADITGPSIPKIFGQHGKARANESGLLPVRSKGGVEMMSMNLLLPGESDAVIWRGPIIGGVVKQFWSEVIWQDVDYMFVDMPPGTGDVPLTVFQSLPVDGIVVVTSPQDLVSMIVEKAIDMARQMDLPILGLVENMAYFHCPDNGKDYKIFGESHLDEVAARHHLPVLGRLPIDPALAAACDAGGVESVTGPWLDKALETIEALADKPAA, encoded by the coding sequence ATGAGCGAACAGTGCAACCATGCGTGCGGTTCCTGCGGCGAGCAGTGTACAGACCGCCAGACGGAGCAGACAGACTTTCGCGTCAAGCCGCACCCCCAGAGCCGTGTGGGCAAGGTGGTGGCGGTCATGAGCGGCAAGGGCGGCGTGGGCAAGTCCCTGGTCACGGCCCTGCTGGCCACGGGCATGACCCGGCGGGGACGGCAGAGCGCCATTCTGGACGCGGACATCACCGGCCCTTCCATCCCCAAAATTTTTGGCCAGCACGGCAAGGCCAGGGCCAACGAATCCGGCCTGTTGCCTGTGCGCAGCAAAGGCGGGGTGGAAATGATGTCCATGAATCTGCTGCTGCCGGGCGAAAGCGACGCCGTCATCTGGCGCGGGCCCATCATTGGCGGGGTGGTCAAGCAGTTCTGGTCTGAAGTCATCTGGCAGGATGTGGACTACATGTTTGTGGACATGCCTCCAGGAACGGGCGACGTGCCCCTTACGGTCTTCCAGTCCCTGCCCGTGGACGGTATTGTAGTGGTGACTTCGCCTCAGGATCTGGTTTCCATGATTGTGGAAAAAGCCATTGACATGGCCCGGCAGATGGACCTTCCCATCTTGGGCCTGGTGGAAAACATGGCCTACTTCCACTGCCCGGACAACGGCAAGGACTACAAAATCTTTGGTGAAAGTCACCTGGACGAAGTAGCCGCGCGCCACCACCTGCCCGTGCTGGGGCGCCTACCCATTGACCCGGCCCTGGCCGCCGCCTGTGACGCCGGCGGTGTGGAATCCGTCACCGGCCCATGGCTGGACAAGGCCCTGGAGACGATAGAAGCCCTGGCGGACAAACCCGCCGCCTGA
- a CDS encoding D-alanyl-D-alanine carboxypeptidase family protein, with amino-acid sequence MNSPFFADAPRASRVAFLTLCCLCWLLAGLPATSRAAPPVPTHGAVGVCAAILYDLDQDAILFEQNADTPIPPASLTKVLSMFLVMDQIRAGLASLDSPVTISRLAARTGGSRMGLRQREQLTLEQLLTGMAVSSGNDASTAAAEFVGGSVPAFVNMMNAKARSLGMRDSVFVNPHGLPARGQVTTARDMLALARAYLRTYPEALRFHSTHVLNHRGSITWNRNPLLGQYPGADGLKTGWTNASGYNLIFTAAQGNHRLLAVIMAAPDGRTRSIEAFRLLDAGFKVCTNQAVSVTAALDTLPPNAYHPDPHLLAREASRLYAGADQPARKQHVRKAARQQDKQLKAAKAKKAPSQKAARHKRADGQAARRVAAANSAS; translated from the coding sequence ATGAACTCACCGTTTTTTGCCGACGCGCCCCGCGCGTCGCGCGTTGCTTTCCTGACCCTGTGCTGCCTGTGCTGGCTTTTAGCCGGACTGCCCGCCACAAGCCGCGCCGCGCCTCCAGTGCCGACGCACGGGGCCGTGGGGGTTTGCGCCGCCATCCTCTACGACCTGGATCAGGACGCCATCCTCTTCGAGCAAAATGCTGATACCCCCATTCCACCAGCTTCACTAACAAAAGTTCTTTCCATGTTTCTGGTTATGGACCAGATCCGCGCCGGCCTCGCCAGCCTGGACAGCCCGGTGACCATCAGTCGTCTGGCCGCGCGCACCGGCGGCTCCCGCATGGGCCTGCGCCAGCGTGAACAACTCACTCTGGAACAACTGCTCACGGGCATGGCCGTTTCTTCAGGCAACGATGCCAGCACCGCTGCAGCCGAATTTGTGGGCGGCTCTGTGCCCGCCTTCGTCAACATGATGAACGCCAAGGCCCGCAGCCTGGGCATGCGCGACAGCGTCTTCGTCAACCCCCACGGCCTGCCCGCCCGCGGCCAAGTGACCACCGCGCGCGACATGCTGGCCCTTGCCCGCGCCTATCTGCGCACCTATCCGGAGGCCCTGCGCTTTCACAGCACCCATGTGCTTAACCACAGGGGCAGCATTACCTGGAACCGTAACCCCCTGCTCGGCCAGTACCCCGGCGCGGACGGCCTCAAAACCGGCTGGACCAACGCTTCAGGCTATAATCTTATTTTTACCGCCGCCCAGGGAAACCACCGCCTCCTGGCCGTGATTATGGCCGCGCCCGATGGCCGCACCCGCAGTATAGAAGCCTTCCGTCTGCTGGACGCAGGCTTCAAGGTCTGCACCAACCAGGCTGTCTCCGTCACCGCCGCTCTTGATACTCTGCCCCCCAACGCCTACCACCCCGACCCCCACCTCCTGGCCCGCGAAGCCAGCCGCCTCTACGCCGGCGCAGACCAGCCCGCACGCAAGCAGCATGTGCGCAAGGCCGCCCGACAGCAGGACAAACAGCTCAAAGCCGCCAAAGCCAAAAAAGCCCCCAGCCAGAAAGCCGCCCGCCACAAGCGCGCCGATGGCCAGGCCGCCCGCCGCGTGGCCGCCGCCAACTCGGCAAGTTAA
- the ppk1 gene encoding polyphosphate kinase 1 codes for MNDSARMNNRELSWLCFNERILQEARDPANPLVQRLRFLGIFSSNQDEFIRVRLAALVRLCRERDPRRPLLMGGLSPQEALRRVNERAARGQAAFSATYAEVLAALARQGIRVRDEHQLTTGQEIFCRAYFADVIKPQLVPLILNRRARLPFLQDSHIYHAVRMAPEGNKKARYAIIRIPVNASCPRFVEMPSQPGCHDIIFVDDIVRLCLNNIFFMFSYAKISAYTFKVMRDAELSLDDDVSKSLIEKMEEGLEHRLRGRPVRLIYDQAMPADLLALLASKLNLKSGELNPGGRYHMMRSLMHFPQVRPDLESNMPPPLAHPDLTPFSSILKVVKKKDILLHFPYHSFNHMVDFLGEAAIDPKVTDISITLYRTADQSRVINALANAAQNGKRVTAFVELMARFDEERNVKAVDVLRQAGVHIIHGVKDLKVHCKLVLVERMEGRQKNGYTYIGTGNFNEDTARLYSDVGLLTAAPGFAEDARRIFSVLDASHKPLECANLVVAPYHMRTFFSRLVEKEIKNARAGKSAYIFAKLNSLTDEGMIRLLYKAGAAGVEVRLIVRGACCLKPQVPGLSENIWAISIVDKFLEHARILIFCNADEEKVYIASADWMPRNLDRRIEVAAPVDCPRLARTLRDIFAIQWSDNVKARVLDDACCNSYHTGLTAVPCRSQLLLYDYYARKALRQGTSPKRRQKTDAAKARDNAPRGAQI; via the coding sequence ATGAACGACAGCGCCAGGATGAACAACCGGGAGCTGAGCTGGTTGTGCTTTAACGAACGCATCTTACAGGAAGCCCGCGATCCGGCCAATCCTCTGGTGCAGCGCTTACGATTTTTGGGGATATTTTCCAGCAATCAGGATGAATTTATCCGAGTGCGGCTGGCCGCGCTGGTGCGCTTATGCCGCGAAAGAGATCCGCGCCGCCCCCTGCTCATGGGTGGCCTCAGCCCACAAGAAGCCCTGCGCCGCGTCAACGAAAGGGCGGCACGGGGGCAGGCGGCCTTCAGCGCCACCTACGCGGAAGTGCTGGCAGCCCTGGCGCGCCAGGGCATTCGCGTACGGGACGAACACCAATTGACCACAGGGCAGGAAATTTTTTGCCGCGCCTACTTTGCCGATGTCATTAAACCCCAGTTGGTGCCCCTGATCCTCAACCGCCGCGCCCGCCTGCCTTTTTTGCAGGACAGCCACATCTACCACGCTGTCCGCATGGCCCCGGAAGGCAACAAAAAAGCGCGCTACGCCATTATCCGCATTCCCGTCAACGCCAGCTGCCCCCGCTTTGTGGAAATGCCCTCCCAGCCCGGCTGTCATGACATCATTTTTGTGGACGACATCGTCCGCCTGTGTCTGAACAACATTTTTTTTATGTTCAGCTACGCAAAAATTTCCGCCTATACCTTCAAAGTAATGCGTGACGCCGAGCTTTCACTGGACGATGACGTATCTAAAAGCCTTATTGAAAAAATGGAAGAAGGCTTGGAACACCGTCTGCGCGGTCGACCCGTGCGCCTGATCTACGACCAGGCCATGCCCGCCGATTTGCTGGCGCTGCTGGCCTCTAAGCTCAATCTGAAGTCTGGAGAACTCAACCCCGGCGGCCGCTACCACATGATGCGCAGCCTGATGCATTTTCCGCAGGTGCGGCCGGACCTGGAAAGCAATATGCCTCCGCCCCTGGCCCATCCGGATCTGACGCCTTTTTCAAGTATTTTAAAGGTAGTGAAAAAGAAAGATATTCTGCTGCACTTTCCCTACCACTCCTTCAACCACATGGTGGACTTTTTAGGAGAAGCGGCCATTGACCCCAAGGTGACGGACATCAGCATCACGCTTTACCGCACGGCGGACCAATCCAGGGTCATTAATGCTCTGGCCAACGCGGCCCAGAACGGCAAGCGCGTCACCGCGTTTGTAGAGCTCATGGCCCGCTTTGATGAAGAACGCAACGTCAAGGCCGTGGATGTGTTGCGCCAGGCCGGAGTCCACATTATCCACGGCGTCAAGGATCTTAAGGTGCACTGCAAACTTGTGCTGGTAGAACGCATGGAGGGCCGACAGAAAAACGGCTATACCTACATCGGCACCGGCAATTTTAACGAGGACACGGCCCGGCTCTACAGTGATGTGGGGCTGCTTACCGCCGCCCCCGGCTTTGCCGAGGACGCACGCCGCATCTTCAGCGTGCTGGACGCTTCGCACAAACCCCTGGAATGTGCCAACCTGGTGGTGGCCCCCTACCACATGCGCACATTTTTCAGCCGGTTGGTAGAAAAAGAAATCAAAAATGCCCGCGCTGGAAAGTCCGCCTATATTTTTGCCAAACTCAACAGCCTCACGGACGAAGGCATGATCCGCCTGCTTTACAAGGCCGGAGCCGCAGGGGTGGAGGTACGGCTTATCGTGCGCGGGGCCTGCTGTCTTAAGCCGCAGGTGCCGGGCCTGAGCGAAAATATCTGGGCCATCAGCATTGTAGACAAATTTTTGGAGCACGCCCGTATTCTGATTTTCTGCAACGCCGATGAAGAAAAAGTCTACATCGCCAGCGCAGACTGGATGCCCCGCAACCTGGACCGACGCATAGAGGTCGCGGCTCCTGTGGACTGCCCCCGTCTGGCACGTACTTTGCGGGATATTTTCGCCATCCAATGGTCGGACAACGTTAAGGCCAGGGTACTTGATGACGCCTGCTGCAACAGTTACCATACCGGCCTCACGGCGGTGCCCTGCCGATCGCAGCTTCTGCTCTACGACTATTACGCCCGCAAAGCCCTGCGCCAGGGGACGTCCCCCAAGCGAAGACAAAAGACGGACGCCGCCAAAGCCAGGGACAATGCCCCACGCGGAGCGCAGATATGA
- a CDS encoding DUF134 domain-containing protein, translating to MPRPRKWRKVCCLPESDCFGPLGPQAPQGEVVMTVDEYEAVRLIDLEGLNQESCAEKMRIARTTVQSIYAAARRKVAEALVNGLRLRITGGDYQLCDGHGPQCGVGGCRRRRGGTLR from the coding sequence ATGCCGCGACCGCGAAAATGGCGCAAGGTCTGTTGTCTGCCGGAAAGCGACTGTTTTGGCCCCCTGGGGCCGCAAGCGCCGCAGGGTGAAGTGGTTATGACGGTAGATGAATACGAGGCCGTGCGCCTGATTGATCTGGAAGGGCTGAACCAGGAATCCTGTGCCGAAAAAATGCGCATTGCCCGCACCACAGTGCAGAGCATCTATGCCGCCGCGCGCCGCAAGGTGGCGGAAGCCCTGGTCAACGGACTGCGGCTGCGCATTACCGGCGGCGATTACCAGCTTTGCGACGGGCACGGTCCGCAGTGCGGAGTGGGGGGGTGTCGCCGGAGGCGGGGGGGCACGCTGCGCTAG
- a CDS encoding cytochrome c3 family protein, with amino-acid sequence MKYAVVLMLALTCWWAGDAQARTIKEMSQIIKNPIKIEGGNSDRMSVMFPHTAHKGISCIHCHHENPGDDRYVSCTECHATPGARERDPMSMFMAFHSKNSDRSCYGCHSQKKAQDPARYAKFKGCQPCHMSPAAREAAAKAGK; translated from the coding sequence ATGAAGTACGCTGTTGTTCTCATGCTGGCCCTGACCTGTTGGTGGGCGGGTGACGCGCAGGCCCGCACCATCAAGGAAATGTCGCAGATTATCAAAAATCCCATCAAAATCGAAGGCGGCAACTCCGACCGCATGAGCGTTATGTTCCCCCATACGGCGCATAAAGGCATCAGCTGCATTCATTGCCACCACGAAAATCCCGGCGACGACCGCTATGTTTCCTGCACCGAATGCCACGCTACCCCCGGCGCGCGTGAACGTGACCCCATGAGCATGTTTATGGCCTTCCACTCCAAAAATTCCGACCGCTCCTGCTACGGCTGCCACTCACAGAAAAAGGCGCAGGATCCGGCCCGCTATGCCAAATTCAAGGGCTGCCAGCCCTGCCATATGAGCCCCGCCGCCCGCGAAGCCGCCGCCAAGGCCGGTAAATAG
- a CDS encoding DUF5320 domain-containing protein: MPGRDHTGPEGKGSRTGRGLGNCGTAARSNEDMVQDREQGMDQPQTMGLGLAHRYGQRRGLCMGNGQGQGRGKGRGQGQGRGMGQCRGSGMARAGNAQGAAQPDKTSSAAPAVSVNESAATVEKA, from the coding sequence ATGCCGGGCAGAGATCACACTGGTCCTGAGGGCAAGGGTTCCCGCACCGGGCGGGGTTTGGGTAATTGCGGCACGGCCGCGCGGAGCAATGAGGATATGGTGCAGGATAGGGAACAGGGTATGGACCAGCCCCAGACTATGGGCTTGGGGCTGGCCCATCGCTATGGTCAGCGGCGCGGCTTGTGCATGGGCAACGGCCAAGGCCAGGGGCGCGGTAAGGGCCGCGGGCAGGGCCAGGGGCGTGGCATGGGCCAGTGCCGGGGCAGCGGTATGGCTCGCGCCGGCAACGCGCAGGGGGCTGCGCAGCCGGACAAAACGTCGTCTGCCGCGCCTGCAGTAAGCGTCAATGAGTCGGCAGCGACTGTGGAAAAGGCCTGA
- a CDS encoding formate dehydrogenase accessory protein FdhE encodes MPLTPAHTAAQVTRTLDEIHEWRPVLDPVLHAFAPLLRARADLAAPMAAALEEAGLALPALNPERLGQGVPLLADATFAGSAAPLRLAAATLLPHMRELKGVDAALPALEILLLAEDAAHSAAQEALVRAVAADDHAALARLAEENGVEAPALEFVGQFVAGAVLRGLAAQAAPEGAAAPWDAGGLWREGCCPVCGALPTLGWLDKPAVDEKNAYLVGGGGKKHLHCGLCGANWPFRRGACPACGAEGNDVMELLRESGPAHGERLDWCTKCKGYCPTVDLRERDTVPDPDALALGMLHLDMVAARKKLHPLRPSFWNTF; translated from the coding sequence ATGCCCCTTACCCCTGCCCACACGGCTGCCCAGGTGACCCGCACCCTGGACGAAATCCATGAATGGCGGCCCGTGCTGGACCCTGTGCTGCACGCCTTTGCCCCCTTGCTGCGCGCCCGCGCCGACCTGGCGGCCCCTATGGCCGCCGCCCTGGAAGAGGCCGGGCTTGCTTTGCCCGCGCTGAATCCCGAACGCCTGGGCCAGGGCGTGCCCCTGCTGGCCGACGCCACGTTTGCGGGCAGCGCCGCGCCTCTGCGTCTGGCCGCCGCAACCCTGCTGCCCCACATGCGCGAGCTTAAAGGCGTGGATGCGGCCCTGCCGGCCCTGGAAATTTTGCTGTTGGCCGAAGACGCGGCCCACAGCGCCGCGCAGGAAGCGCTGGTCCGGGCCGTGGCGGCCGACGACCACGCCGCCCTGGCCCGCTTGGCCGAAGAAAACGGGGTGGAAGCGCCGGCGCTGGAGTTTGTGGGCCAGTTTGTGGCCGGGGCCGTGCTGCGGGGCCTTGCGGCCCAGGCTGCGCCTGAAGGGGCGGCCGCCCCGTGGGATGCGGGCGGCCTGTGGCGCGAAGGCTGCTGCCCCGTGTGCGGCGCTCTGCCCACCCTGGGCTGGCTGGACAAGCCCGCTGTGGACGAAAAAAATGCCTACCTGGTGGGCGGCGGGGGCAAAAAGCATTTGCACTGCGGCCTGTGCGGGGCCAACTGGCCGTTCCGACGCGGCGCTTGCCCGGCCTGTGGGGCGGAGGGCAACGACGTTATGGAATTGCTGCGGGAAAGCGGCCCGGCCCACGGCGAACGCCTGGACTGGTGCACCAAGTGCAAGGGCTACTGCCCCACCGTGGACCTGCGGGAGCGCGATACCGTGCCCGACCCGGACGCCCTGGCCCTGGGCATGCTGCATCTGGACATGGTGGCGGCGCGCAAAAAACTGCATCCGCTCCGTCCTTCGTTCTGGAACACGTTTTAA
- the aldA gene encoding aldehyde dehydrogenase: MRTYQQFINGKLVSRPGQSMIEVENPSTGKIMAQTPNGGREDAQEALEAAHKAQEAWAAQSAAARGAYLKQMATLVRKHRTDLARLLAEEQAKTLPLAYAEIDGTAEYFDYYAGWARLYEGEIIQSDRQRENILLYRQPIGVVAGICPWNFPFFVMARKVAPSLLTGCTAVIKPSSVAPVTVMEFARMVADLDLPAGVLNFITGGGSTLGEALSSSPLVDMVTLTGSVEAGQRIITASAANVTKVSLELGGKAPVIVCADADLDLAVRGVTASRTIFSGQVCNCAERLYVQDSIAEQFADKLAEAFAKVRLGNPFDEPAPDMCSQINAEQLEKIDSMVKRAKADGAEAITGGAPLNREAGYFYAPTLLGNCRQDMEIVRKEVFGPVLPMLTFHTLDEAIALANDCEYGLTSSIFTTKLTNTMEAVNRLKFGETYVNREHFEAMQGFHAGWRKSGIGGADGKHGLMEYLQTHVAYIDY, translated from the coding sequence ATGCGCACCTATCAGCAGTTCATCAATGGCAAACTTGTTTCCCGCCCCGGTCAGAGCATGATTGAGGTGGAAAACCCCTCCACCGGAAAAATCATGGCCCAGACCCCCAACGGCGGGCGCGAAGACGCCCAGGAAGCTCTGGAGGCCGCCCACAAGGCGCAGGAAGCCTGGGCCGCACAGTCCGCCGCCGCCCGTGGCGCATACCTCAAGCAAATGGCCACCCTGGTCCGCAAACACCGCACGGATCTGGCCCGCCTGCTGGCCGAGGAACAAGCCAAAACCCTGCCCCTGGCCTATGCTGAAATCGACGGCACCGCAGAATATTTTGACTACTATGCCGGCTGGGCCCGCCTCTACGAAGGCGAAATCATCCAGAGCGACCGCCAGCGCGAAAATATCCTGCTCTACCGCCAGCCCATCGGCGTGGTGGCGGGCATCTGCCCCTGGAACTTTCCCTTCTTCGTCATGGCCCGTAAGGTGGCGCCTTCCCTGCTTACCGGCTGCACCGCCGTCATCAAGCCCAGCAGCGTCGCGCCCGTGACCGTCATGGAATTCGCCAGAATGGTGGCGGATCTGGACCTCCCCGCCGGCGTGCTCAACTTCATCACCGGCGGCGGCTCCACCCTGGGCGAGGCCCTTTCCTCCAGTCCCCTGGTGGATATGGTCACCCTTACCGGCAGCGTGGAGGCAGGCCAGCGCATCATCACCGCCAGCGCGGCCAACGTCACCAAAGTTTCGCTGGAGCTGGGCGGCAAGGCCCCGGTCATCGTCTGCGCCGACGCCGACCTGGATCTGGCCGTGCGCGGCGTCACGGCCTCGCGCACCATCTTCAGCGGCCAGGTCTGCAACTGCGCCGAACGCCTCTATGTGCAGGACAGCATCGCCGAACAGTTCGCCGACAAACTGGCTGAAGCCTTTGCCAAGGTACGCCTGGGCAATCCCTTTGACGAGCCCGCGCCCGATATGTGCAGCCAGATCAACGCCGAACAGCTGGAAAAAATCGACAGCATGGTCAAACGCGCCAAGGCCGACGGCGCGGAAGCCATCACCGGCGGCGCGCCCCTGAACCGTGAAGCCGGCTACTTCTACGCCCCCACCCTGCTGGGCAACTGCCGCCAGGACATGGAAATTGTGCGTAAAGAAGTGTTCGGGCCCGTGCTGCCCATGCTCACCTTCCATACCCTGGATGAGGCCATTGCCTTGGCCAACGACTGCGAATACGGGCTCACCTCCTCCATCTTCACCACCAAGCTCACCAATACCATGGAAGCGGTCAACCGCCTCAAGTTCGGCGAAACCTACGTCAACCGTGAGCACTTCGAGGCCATGCAGGGCTTCCACGCCGGTTGGCGCAAGTCCGGCATCGGCGGGGCCGACGGCAAGCACGGGCTGATGGAGTACCTGCAGACCCATGTGGCCTATATTGATTACTAG
- a CDS encoding 4Fe-4S dicluster domain-containing protein, translating into MPKTFLIDTTRCTACRGCQLACKEWHNLPANETKQRGSHQNPPDLNPNNLKIVRFNERMNDKGTVIWNFFPDQCRHCLTPICKDVADMSVPGAIIKDPKTGAVLATEKSAQLSEEDAQAVIDACPYNIPRRDPKTGMLAKCDMCIDRVSAGMQPICVKTCPTGTMVFGEREEILPLAQKRLEEARKRFPKAFLADFTEVSVIYLLAEEKEHYYEYAAFM; encoded by the coding sequence ATGCCGAAAACCTTTCTTATCGACACCACGCGGTGTACGGCATGCCGGGGCTGCCAACTGGCCTGTAAAGAATGGCACAACCTGCCCGCCAATGAGACCAAGCAGCGCGGCTCGCACCAGAACCCGCCGGATCTCAACCCCAATAACCTCAAAATCGTGCGCTTCAATGAGCGTATGAACGACAAGGGCACGGTCATCTGGAACTTCTTTCCCGATCAGTGCCGCCATTGCCTTACGCCCATCTGCAAGGACGTGGCCGACATGAGCGTGCCCGGCGCCATCATCAAGGATCCCAAGACCGGCGCTGTGCTGGCTACGGAAAAATCCGCCCAGCTCAGTGAAGAAGACGCCCAGGCCGTCATAGACGCCTGTCCGTATAATATTCCCCGCCGCGACCCCAAGACTGGCATGCTCGCCAAGTGCGATATGTGCATCGACCGGGTTTCCGCAGGAATGCAGCCCATCTGCGTCAAGACCTGCCCCACGGGCACCATGGTCTTCGGCGAACGGGAGGAAATTCTGCCCCTGGCCCAGAAACGCCTGGAAGAAGCCCGCAAGCGCTTCCCCAAGGCCTTCCTGGCCGATTTTACGGAAGTGAGTGTCATTTACCTGCTGGCCGAGGAAAAAGAACATTATTACGAATACGCCGCCTTCATGTAG